One window of the Chryseotalea sp. WA131a genome contains the following:
- a CDS encoding DUF58 domain-containing protein produces MQQLSISSFLRTSAYWSKLAGIRWQLLLTIAVLVMVSIWLKNEYGQDDSNLWLVMNLFLRLVQYALVGLIALSLLTALATWLYFINSVRNKKISAQAKLGDGQKAEAGWVSLSISIFGNIIRPLLGSVQARLVFSEKRLSERVILDTGIPRPRHWWRQGIKGTGQTLLHDRGIYDVQHVLISFCDMFGLLSLPCKVPFTQQLFTLPLSREAQTIKAQPNATEEQTHRIDIPKKVEGEYVNYKEFEMGDNIQRIVWKIYAKSGQLVVRIPETKDPYASHLYFYVSFFNGLSLQGAFETELLNVYKDKVRNLFEAIQRNGYDVRLPHDQEVPKLAGLSEKKSELFQITVAHWQNQLPPNLYIKPTNAAFVCLSALTPVNEIEMILKNLPSNVPVVVVKLSDAIASPFKISIKDIFFKPEKQPADHLRQPWLLSSLRRELQKNEMKISALLKTRENSWLTSAIDLEK; encoded by the coding sequence ATGCAACAACTCTCAATCTCTTCTTTTCTCAGAACTTCAGCCTACTGGAGCAAACTAGCCGGAATTCGCTGGCAATTGCTTTTGACCATAGCCGTTTTGGTGATGGTAAGCATCTGGCTAAAAAACGAGTATGGCCAAGACGATTCCAATCTCTGGTTAGTAATGAATCTATTTCTGCGGTTGGTGCAGTATGCACTTGTAGGATTGATTGCCTTGAGTTTACTAACAGCACTTGCCACCTGGCTATATTTCATAAATAGTGTGCGTAACAAAAAGATTTCCGCACAGGCAAAACTGGGCGATGGCCAAAAGGCAGAAGCGGGTTGGGTGTCGCTTTCCATTTCTATTTTTGGAAATATAATTCGCCCGTTGCTTGGCTCGGTCCAAGCGCGATTGGTATTTTCAGAAAAACGCTTGAGCGAACGGGTGATTTTAGACACGGGTATTCCGCGCCCGCGCCATTGGTGGCGCCAAGGCATTAAAGGCACTGGCCAAACACTCCTCCACGACCGCGGCATTTACGATGTGCAACATGTACTGATTTCGTTTTGCGACATGTTTGGGTTGCTTTCCTTGCCCTGCAAAGTTCCCTTCACTCAGCAATTGTTTACATTACCGCTTTCGCGGGAAGCGCAAACCATTAAAGCACAACCCAATGCCACCGAAGAGCAAACACATCGCATCGATATTCCAAAAAAAGTAGAAGGCGAATACGTGAACTACAAAGAGTTTGAAATGGGCGACAACATTCAGCGCATTGTGTGGAAGATTTATGCCAAAAGTGGGCAATTGGTGGTGCGCATCCCTGAAACAAAAGACCCTTATGCTTCTCATTTGTATTTTTATGTGAGCTTCTTCAATGGCTTGAGTTTGCAGGGCGCCTTTGAAACGGAATTGCTCAATGTCTATAAAGATAAGGTCAGAAACCTTTTTGAAGCGATTCAGCGCAATGGCTACGATGTGCGCCTGCCCCACGACCAAGAAGTGCCAAAACTGGCGGGACTTAGCGAAAAGAAAAGTGAACTGTTTCAAATAACAGTCGCCCATTGGCAAAACCAATTGCCTCCCAATCTTTATATTAAACCAACCAACGCAGCGTTTGTCTGTTTATCAGCGTTAACGCCTGTCAATGAAATTGAAATGATACTGAAGAACTTGCCAAGCAATGTGCCCGTGGTGGTTGTAAAATTATCAGATGCGATTGCTTCGCCTTTTAAAATCTCAATAAAAGACATTTTCTTTAAACCCGAGAAACAACCAGCCGACCATTTGCGTCAGCCTTGGTTGCTTTCATCGCTGCGAAGAGAATTGCAGAAAAATGAGATGAAAATTTCAGCGTTGTTGAAAACTCGGGAGAATAGTTGGTTAACGAGTGCTATAGATCTTGAAAAATGA